Proteins encoded together in one Euzebya rosea window:
- a CDS encoding ABC transporter substrate-binding protein encodes MSRDVFLLNRTWRAVALFAVLVLLAAACSGTDDTDSGGGDGTTTDDGGDSTADGGSLNVAIVGNPQMEDIASLTPEHFTADTGIEVNYTILEEQTLREIVTRETGAGGESFDVIMIGLYETPQFAENGWLVSLEDYAQGDADYEVDDLIGAVRTGLSYEDELYAAPFYAESSFLMYREDLVEAAGMEMPDAPTWTEVAEIAAALDSEDTAGICLRGKPGWGDLGAAFTTVLNTFGGTWWAANDDGSIGEAQVDTPEFREALQFYVDLVTSVGEDDAANSSFNECLTQYQNGQVAMWYDATVAAGLLEADDSPVQGQNNFAQAPVMETDNAGWLWAWSLAIPQNAANPDLAWEYISWATGPDYLRTAGENLPGGWAAVPPGTRGSLYETPEYQEAAAAFAEQTLTAIENAPIDMPGTTPRPGLPAVQFVGVPEFQDVGTRCTEQFSAVIAGSVDFDTAIEACQEIAASASS; translated from the coding sequence ATGAGTCGAGACGTCTTTCTGCTGAACCGGACCTGGCGAGCCGTCGCCCTGTTCGCCGTGCTCGTGCTGCTGGCTGCCGCGTGCAGCGGCACCGACGACACTGATTCGGGCGGCGGTGACGGCACCACGACGGACGACGGCGGTGACAGCACCGCAGACGGCGGTTCGCTGAACGTCGCCATCGTCGGCAACCCGCAGATGGAGGACATCGCCTCCCTGACCCCGGAGCACTTCACCGCCGACACCGGCATCGAGGTCAACTACACGATCCTGGAGGAGCAGACCCTCCGCGAGATCGTGACGCGCGAGACCGGTGCCGGGGGTGAGTCCTTCGACGTCATCATGATCGGCCTGTACGAGACCCCGCAGTTCGCGGAGAACGGCTGGCTGGTCAGCCTCGAGGACTACGCCCAGGGCGACGCCGACTACGAGGTCGACGACCTGATCGGCGCGGTCCGCACCGGCCTGTCCTACGAGGACGAGCTGTACGCCGCACCCTTCTACGCGGAGTCGTCGTTCCTGATGTACCGCGAGGACCTCGTCGAGGCCGCCGGCATGGAGATGCCCGACGCCCCCACGTGGACCGAGGTGGCGGAGATCGCCGCAGCCCTCGACAGCGAGGACACCGCCGGTATCTGCCTGCGCGGAAAGCCCGGCTGGGGTGACCTCGGTGCGGCGTTCACCACCGTCCTCAACACCTTCGGTGGCACCTGGTGGGCCGCCAACGACGACGGCTCGATCGGTGAGGCGCAGGTCGACACCCCCGAGTTCCGCGAGGCCCTGCAGTTCTACGTCGACCTGGTCACCAGCGTCGGCGAGGACGACGCGGCGAACTCCAGCTTCAACGAGTGCCTGACCCAGTACCAGAACGGCCAGGTCGCCATGTGGTACGACGCCACCGTTGCCGCCGGACTGCTCGAGGCCGACGACAGCCCCGTCCAGGGCCAGAACAACTTCGCGCAGGCGCCGGTCATGGAGACCGACAACGCCGGCTGGCTGTGGGCCTGGTCGCTGGCCATCCCCCAGAACGCCGCAAACCCCGACCTGGCATGGGAGTACATCTCCTGGGCCACCGGACCGGACTACCTGCGCACCGCCGGTGAGAACCTGCCGGGCGGCTGGGCGGCGGTCCCGCCGGGAACCCGCGGGTCGCTGTACGAGACCCCCGAGTACCAGGAGGCGGCCGCTGCCTTCGCCGAGCAGACCCTGACCGCCATCGAGAACGCACCGATCGACATGCCGGGCACGACTCCCCGGCCGGGCCTGCCCGCGGTCCAGTTCGTCGGTGTCCCCGAGTTCCAGGACGTGGGCACCCGGTGCACCGAGCAGTTCTCGGCGGTGATCGCCGGCAGCGTCGACTTCGACACCGCCATCGAGGCCTGCCAGGAGATCGCGGCGTCGGCGTCCAGCTGA
- a CDS encoding carbohydrate ABC transporter permease, giving the protein MSATISPTPSRSTPEGAVTHAEEVRRLNRRDGWLRRLPLLPALLFTIVVTQVPFVLSLWYSLTDWTITPPTDQEFIGVGNYTDLVSDSFFVDAARTSIFMTVAAVLLSVVLGTAIAMLLDRKFFGQGFVRTLLITPFLIMPVVAGLVWKTQMFSSLYGVLNWVLERIGLESIEFVSRAPTWSVVIVLVWQWTPFMMLIALAGLQSQPGEVLEAARVDGANGRGIFFQITLPHLRSYIELSVLLGSIYLIQVFDHIEVITGGGPGSTNVPYFVYQRSIGGGWRFGSASAYATIVVIVTIIIANLGLRVLRGLLEDEETA; this is encoded by the coding sequence ATGTCCGCCACCATCTCGCCGACCCCCTCCCGCAGCACGCCGGAGGGGGCGGTCACCCACGCTGAAGAGGTTCGTCGGCTCAACCGGCGAGATGGGTGGCTGCGACGCCTGCCGTTGCTGCCAGCGCTCCTCTTCACCATCGTCGTCACGCAGGTCCCGTTCGTGCTGTCCCTCTGGTACAGCCTCACCGACTGGACCATCACCCCGCCCACCGACCAGGAGTTCATCGGAGTCGGCAACTACACCGACCTGGTCAGCGACAGCTTCTTCGTCGACGCCGCCCGGACCAGCATCTTCATGACCGTCGCCGCAGTGCTGCTGTCGGTCGTGCTGGGCACGGCCATCGCGATGCTGCTGGACCGCAAGTTCTTCGGCCAGGGGTTCGTCAGGACCCTGCTGATCACCCCCTTCCTGATCATGCCGGTCGTCGCCGGCCTGGTCTGGAAGACCCAGATGTTCTCCTCGCTGTACGGCGTGCTGAACTGGGTCCTGGAGCGCATCGGGCTGGAGAGCATCGAGTTCGTCTCCCGGGCACCCACGTGGTCGGTCGTGATCGTCCTGGTCTGGCAGTGGACCCCCTTCATGATGCTGATCGCCCTCGCCGGCCTGCAGAGCCAGCCCGGTGAGGTACTGGAGGCCGCTCGAGTCGACGGCGCCAACGGCCGCGGCATCTTCTTCCAGATCACGCTGCCCCACCTGCGCTCCTACATCGAGCTGAGCGTCCTGCTGGGGTCGATCTACCTGATCCAGGTCTTCGACCACATCGAGGTCATCACCGGCGGCGGGCCCGGCTCGACCAACGTCCCCTACTTCGTCTACCAACGCTCCATCGGCGGCGGCTGGCGGTTCGGCTCGGCTTCGGCCTACGCCACGATCGTCGTCATCGTCACCATCATCATCGCCAACCTGGGACTGCGCGTGCTGCGTGGCCTGCTCGAGGACGAGGAGACAGCATGA
- a CDS encoding carbohydrate ABC transporter permease, giving the protein MSGDSTSVIVGEKKWHNVVLGIIAWIVGILFFFPVAWMFMNGFKTEAVANSDPQLFFEPTTEQYTAVTQQTTGLLGFTEAFANSAWIVGISTILVMVLAIPAAYALAVRPVKKWRDVLFFFISTKFLPIVAAILPLWIIARELGILNSRVVLIILYTAMNLPLAVWMLRSFFREVPKSLIEAADVDGASLWAQLTSVVLPIVAPGVAATALLCLIFAWNEFFLAVQLNTVDGQTVPIWVTSFVSTRGNFIAKLSAASTLASVPVVIAGWIAQKRMIRGLAMGAIK; this is encoded by the coding sequence ATGAGCGGCGACAGCACCAGCGTCATCGTCGGTGAGAAGAAGTGGCACAACGTGGTCCTCGGCATCATCGCCTGGATCGTCGGCATCCTCTTCTTCTTCCCGGTGGCCTGGATGTTCATGAACGGCTTCAAGACCGAGGCGGTCGCCAACAGCGACCCCCAGCTGTTCTTCGAACCAACCACCGAGCAGTACACCGCGGTGACCCAGCAGACCACGGGGCTCCTCGGCTTCACCGAAGCGTTCGCCAACTCCGCCTGGATCGTCGGGATCTCCACGATCCTCGTCATGGTCCTCGCCATCCCCGCCGCCTACGCGCTGGCGGTCCGGCCGGTCAAGAAGTGGCGCGACGTCCTCTTCTTCTTCATCTCCACCAAGTTCCTGCCCATCGTGGCGGCGATCCTGCCGCTGTGGATCATCGCGAGAGAGCTCGGGATCCTGAACAGCCGCGTGGTCTTGATCATCCTCTACACCGCGATGAACCTGCCGCTCGCGGTCTGGATGCTCCGGTCGTTCTTCCGCGAGGTGCCCAAGTCGCTGATCGAGGCGGCTGATGTCGACGGGGCCAGCCTGTGGGCACAGCTGACCTCCGTCGTCCTGCCCATCGTGGCCCCGGGTGTGGCCGCCACCGCGCTGCTGTGCCTGATCTTCGCCTGGAACGAGTTCTTCCTGGCCGTGCAGCTCAACACCGTGGACGGACAGACCGTCCCGATCTGGGTGACGTCGTTCGTCTCCACCCGAGGCAACTTCATCGCCAAGCTGTCCGCCGCCTCGACGCTGGCCTCGGTGCCGGTGGTCATCGCGGGATGGATCGCGCAGAAGCGGATGATCCGTGGACTCGCCATGGGAGCGATCAAGTGA
- a CDS encoding ABC transporter ATP-binding protein: MAEVRYEAASRIYPGVPKPAVDQLSIDIEEGEFLVLVGPSGSGKSTALRMLAGLEPCDAGSIHIGGRDVTLTPPRDRDIAMVFQNYALYPQMTVAANMGFALKQAKVPAEERRKRVEEAARILDLTEYLDRKPKNLSGGQRQRVAMGRAIVREPQVFLMDEPLSNLDAKLRVQTRLELADLQARLGTTTVYVTHDQVEAMTLGHRVAVLNFGVLQQCDTPKRLYDEPANTFVAGFIGSPAMNLVECVVEDGGVAIAGLPVPLPDTVESSLVRGSTVTVGVRPEHLRLADHGLSGLVQVVEELGSEAFVRVATTHQGQDLRLFVRTEGGTSVHRGDTVHVAYDGPVHVFGPDGLRLGTTTAAAIPG, encoded by the coding sequence ATGGCTGAGGTTCGTTACGAGGCGGCATCACGCATCTACCCGGGGGTGCCGAAGCCAGCGGTGGACCAGCTCTCCATCGACATCGAGGAGGGCGAGTTCCTGGTCCTCGTCGGCCCGTCCGGTTCCGGCAAGTCCACGGCCCTGCGCATGCTGGCCGGGCTGGAACCGTGCGACGCCGGCAGCATCCACATCGGTGGACGCGACGTCACCCTGACACCCCCGCGCGATCGGGACATCGCGATGGTCTTCCAGAACTACGCGCTGTACCCCCAGATGACGGTGGCCGCCAACATGGGGTTCGCCCTCAAGCAGGCGAAGGTCCCCGCGGAGGAGCGTCGCAAGCGGGTCGAGGAAGCCGCCAGGATCCTCGACCTCACCGAGTACCTCGACCGCAAGCCGAAGAACCTCTCCGGCGGCCAGCGCCAGCGCGTGGCGATGGGACGGGCGATCGTCCGCGAACCGCAGGTCTTCCTCATGGACGAGCCGCTGTCGAACCTCGACGCCAAGCTGCGGGTGCAGACCCGCCTGGAGCTGGCCGACCTGCAGGCACGGCTCGGCACCACCACCGTCTACGTCACCCACGACCAGGTCGAGGCCATGACGCTCGGCCACCGGGTCGCGGTGCTGAACTTCGGCGTGCTGCAGCAGTGCGACACGCCCAAGCGGCTCTACGACGAGCCGGCCAACACCTTCGTGGCCGGCTTCATCGGGTCCCCCGCGATGAACCTCGTGGAGTGCGTCGTGGAGGACGGTGGTGTGGCAATCGCCGGGCTGCCCGTCCCGCTGCCCGACACCGTCGAGTCCTCCCTGGTTCGCGGCAGCACCGTCACGGTCGGGGTCCGGCCCGAGCACCTGCGGCTGGCCGACCACGGCCTGAGCGGCCTGGTCCAGGTCGTGGAGGAGCTCGGCAGCGAGGCCTTCGTCCGCGTGGCCACGACCCATCAGGGACAGGACCTGCGGCTGTTCGTCCGGACCGAGGGCGGCACCAGCGTCCACCGCGGTGACACCGTGCACGTCGCCTACGACGGACCGGTCCACGTCTTCGGCCCCGACGGCCTGCGCCTGGGGACCACGACCGCGGCGGCCATCCCCGGATGA